ACCTGCGTAGCTCGCGAAGTAACCGTTGAATCCCTCGCTACGCCACCATGGCCTATCATAACAAACGATAGCCTTGTTATAGTCACCGAGGACGGTCCCGTCGGTGACCTCCTGAACAGGCTGGGGCAAACCAGGGGTGATGTTCAGTTCCTTGTACATGGTACTGGGGATCGACAAGATACACTTCCTGGCATTGAACGTTCTTCCATCACGGGTGACGACGCTGACATGTGAGCCGTGCTCGTTGACCGAAGCAACTGGTGATCCTAGGTGAATATTCTGCGCTCCCACCAAGCGAGCAATTCCCTCGGCAATTGACTGTGCTCCTATGAGTTCCGTTAGTCATATCGCTGCATTCAAATTATTCGGTAAGCCGTACCGTCTTTGAATCTCATATATTGTCCGCCAGTGGAATCATCCGCTCTAATAGCTAGAAGGCCCTTATTGCGACGGCAGTAGTCGATAAACCAGGCTGCCGACTCTTCGGTGGACTCTACGCCATGCATGACCCGTGCCCAGAGATTCACCATGTTGGCAACCTTGGGCAAGGCACCGAGATTGCGGACATACTGATCCAAACTAACATTGTCATCCTGTGCACTTGGCAAGCCAGGTTTCAAAGATTCCGCTTGGATGTGATCGCGGATATATGCCAAGTTGTTTTTCTCCGCCTCAGACCACTGCATCGACCGGTTAGGGCAAACCATCCACATAGGCGCAACGGGGAATAGATTGTGACTCACATCGGGCGAAACGCCAAATGGAAATTCAAGTCGACTGTCTTGAGTTTCTTGCATGACGGCCGTTCCTTCCAACCGCTGTGTTACAACCTCTAGGCCAAATCTTTCTACATACTTCCAGACACGGGGTTGGAGGCTGTTGTTGATCCATGCTCCGCCAAGCTCAGCGTAGCCACGGCCTGAAGCAAGTGGCACGCTCCAGATCTTTCCCCCAACCCGATCCCGGGCTTCAGCCACGGCAGTCGAGAGACCAGCCTGCTGAGCCGAGTAGGCTGCCTGGAGGCCGCTAAAGCCAGCTCCAATCACAAGAACGTCCAACATGAGGGCGAATAACACGTTTCAGGGATTCGTACACAAGATAAAGTATTCTACCATAACGGCTAATGGAGGGGATGCTGGGGATATTTAATCTGAATGACCTTATTATCCATGCGGCTCTCGCAGTTGTATTCTAGCATTGACTGTGTGGATCGCAGGCCTCGGGAACTCATCCGATGCGCCGACGGGCGGCTGACCCGAAGCTGCCCTTGACTTTCATTACCCGATCCAGTTAGAAAAATGAGAGCACCGTCGACAACTGAAGCCCTAGGGATATGTTTCTGCAATCGTAAATCTCGTTTGCAGTCTCTTGCCGAAAATTTTAAAGGACACTCTTTTGCCCTCAGTGAGACTCACAGGCGGAATTGTCCTTAAAGCCTGGCACAGATCACCAAGTTCGTCGTCGCATTCCCCGCACCTGTCATCGTATACCACGCCGCTGGCAGGGGAGTGTGAGTCTCAGTCTCAGCTGGTAAAGCAGACAGAGGCCCTGAATAGACATATGCATGGATCACTTGAACCGACCTTTTCGAAGTATGGGGGATTTTGGACTTGTGAGTTGCTATATCGATTGTGGGAGGAAGGATGGATGAGGGAGCGGGATGAGAGGGATTTTCTAGGCCTAATCAGCGGGTTCAGCTGAGAATGTGGCTGAACTTACAGCTGAGATCTCAAGTCGCTAGGTTGCTTTGATTGGAGTGAAGGTGTTAGTGGAGAAAGATCGAGATGGTGGAGAGCTGAA
This DNA window, taken from Aspergillus flavus chromosome 5, complete sequence, encodes the following:
- a CDS encoding amine oxidase, which gives rise to MLDVLVIGAGFSGLQAAYSAQQAGLSTAVAEARDRVGGKIWSVPLASGRGYAELGGAWINNSLQPRVWKYVERFGLEVVTQRLEGTAVMQETQDSRLEFPFGVSPDWSEAEKNNLAYIRDHIQAESLKPGLPSAQDDNVSLDQYVRNLGALPKVANMVNLWARVMHGVESTEESAAWFIDYCRRNKGLLAIRADDSTGGQYMRFKDGAQSIAEGIARLVGAQNIHLGSPVASVNEHGSHVSVVTRDGRTFNARKCILSIPSTMYKELNITPGLPQPVQEVTDGTVLGDYNKAIVCYDRPWWRSEGFNGYFASYAGPVILARDTSVDERNHFSLTCFVNGQPGRDWSKLYPHERRAVVIKQIAKIFKADANSEAFRPIEVFDQVWKHEEFSRGALAPIHALGHLTKYASVYGKPVGNLHFVGTEYSTEWKGYMEGALCSGERGAREVVESVKKVPSKL